From Roseovarius sp. EL26, the proteins below share one genomic window:
- a CDS encoding glycine--tRNA ligase subunit alpha, with translation MADKTGKPRSFQEIILRLQNYWAQQGCAVMQPYDMEVGAGTFHPATTLRSLGSKAWAAAYVQPSRRPTDGRYGENPNRMQHYYQYQVLIKPSPPNLQALYLGSLEAIGVDMDLHDIRFVEDDWESPTLGAWGLGWEVWCDGMEVSQFTYFQQVGGHDCHPVSGELTYGLERLAMYVLGVDHVMDMPFNDPDAPIQLTYGDVFCQTEQEYSRWNFDVANTEVLLRHFEEAEAECEAILSQDYDDPKTGKRIIMAHPAYDQCIKASHMFNLLDARGVISVTERQAYIGRVRALAKKCADAFVLTEAGGYAST, from the coding sequence ATGGCGGATAAAACCGGTAAACCTCGCAGTTTTCAGGAAATCATCCTGCGGCTTCAGAATTACTGGGCGCAGCAGGGCTGCGCGGTAATGCAGCCCTATGACATGGAGGTTGGTGCTGGCACCTTTCACCCGGCCACCACGCTGCGTTCTTTGGGGTCCAAGGCGTGGGCCGCGGCCTATGTGCAGCCGTCGCGCCGACCGACCGATGGGCGTTATGGTGAAAACCCGAACCGGATGCAGCACTATTACCAGTATCAAGTGCTGATCAAACCCAGCCCCCCCAATCTGCAGGCGCTTTATTTGGGTTCGCTTGAGGCAATTGGCGTGGATATGGACCTGCATGACATTCGCTTTGTCGAGGACGACTGGGAAAGCCCCACGTTGGGTGCATGGGGTCTGGGATGGGAGGTCTGGTGTGACGGCATGGAAGTCAGCCAGTTCACCTATTTCCAACAGGTTGGCGGGCATGACTGCCACCCGGTATCAGGCGAGTTGACCTATGGTCTGGAGCGTCTGGCGATGTATGTTTTGGGCGTTGATCACGTTATGGATATGCCGTTCAATGACCCTGATGCGCCGATCCAGCTGACCTATGGCGATGTATTTTGTCAAACCGAGCAGGAATACAGTCGCTGGAACTTTGACGTGGCCAACACCGAAGTGTTGCTGCGACACTTTGAAGAGGCTGAAGCCGAGTGCGAGGCTATCTTGTCGCAGGATTATGATGACCCCAAAACCGGCAAACGCATTATCATGGCGCACCCGGCCTATGACCAGTGCATCAAGGCCAGCCATATGTTCAACCTGCTGGATGCGCGCGGGGTGATTTCAGTTACTGAACGTCAGGCCTATATTGGCCGGGTGCGGGCACTGGCCAAGAAATGCGCCGATGCCTTTGTTCTGACCGAAGCCGGAGGCTATGCCTCGACATGA
- a CDS encoding DUF3592 domain-containing protein, with protein MEIFWTDLLSGERYAVLSTCIAYVLLMGIISIIGCLRVRRWPHTTGILTEDGVSSFGSGSDRMHAARVRYEYSVDSTPYTGKRLSPFIVHATGTRMAEWQKGGIQRHGGNHVTVFYNPARPHKSYLILPTLIGIIGVFVLITIVVIVLWFAL; from the coding sequence ATGGAAATATTCTGGACTGACTTACTCAGCGGGGAACGCTACGCGGTGCTGTCCACATGTATTGCCTACGTTCTGCTCATGGGCATCATTAGCATCATCGGATGCCTCCGCGTGCGCCGCTGGCCGCACACCACAGGAATACTCACGGAAGACGGGGTTTCAAGCTTTGGAAGTGGCAGCGATAGAATGCACGCAGCACGCGTGCGCTACGAATATTCCGTCGACAGCACACCCTATACCGGAAAGCGGCTGAGCCCGTTCATCGTTCATGCCACCGGAACCAGAATGGCGGAATGGCAAAAGGGTGGCATCCAAAGGCATGGAGGCAACCACGTTACCGTATTCTACAACCCGGCCCGGCCTCATAAATCCTACCTGATCTTACCCACATTGATCGGAATCATAGGCGTGTTCGTGCTCATCACCATCGTGGTGATTGTGTTGTGGTTTGCGCTTTAG
- a CDS encoding PhzF family phenazine biosynthesis protein, with translation MPTYPVDWVDAFADQPFGGNGCAVVHDGGVTYTETCLKFVRETSLVECTFVGPSDVADVNVRYFLASREIPFAGHPTIATVVSLLHRGVVSGDHLTLETGAGIVPIEIDRSGGGTPVISMTQVAPEFGAEIPVEEVARIGRIAPEDIVGQPQMVSTGLPFCITVLKDHEALRRVNLDSEALAEMAQRLGYSGTDMLEPFWVTLEGISDAGDTFSRLLLAPPSPPEDPFTGSATGAMASYLWRHSLIDQPAFIAEQGHWLGRPGQAQVRVHGPSDAITGVSVAGQGWLLMSGDLHL, from the coding sequence ATGCCTACTTATCCTGTTGATTGGGTCGATGCCTTTGCCGATCAGCCGTTTGGCGGCAATGGGTGCGCGGTGGTGCATGATGGCGGTGTGACCTATACTGAAACCTGCCTGAAGTTTGTGCGTGAGACGTCGCTGGTGGAATGCACCTTTGTTGGGCCATCTGATGTGGCTGATGTAAACGTACGCTATTTTCTGGCCAGCCGCGAAATTCCGTTTGCGGGGCATCCGACAATTGCCACGGTGGTGTCGCTCTTGCATCGCGGTGTGGTGAGTGGGGATCATCTGACGCTGGAAACCGGGGCAGGGATTGTGCCGATTGAGATTGACCGCTCTGGCGGCGGTACGCCGGTGATTTCGATGACGCAGGTCGCACCAGAGTTTGGCGCTGAGATCCCGGTCGAGGAAGTGGCGAGGATTGGCCGGATTGCCCCAGAGGATATCGTCGGCCAGCCGCAGATGGTGTCAACCGGCCTGCCATTTTGTATTACCGTACTGAAAGATCACGAAGCCCTGCGCCGGGTGAACCTTGATAGCGAGGCACTGGCGGAGATGGCGCAGCGCTTGGGCTATAGCGGAACTGATATGTTGGAGCCGTTCTGGGTCACCTTAGAAGGCATAAGCGATGCGGGCGATACCTTCTCTCGGTTGCTGTTGGCGCCGCCCAGCCCGCCTGAAGACCCGTTTACCGGTTCAGCCACCGGCGCGATGGCGTCGTATCTTTGGCGACATAGCCTGATTGATCAGCCCGCATTTATTGCAGAGCAGGGCCATTGGCTGGGTCGCCCGGGGCAAGCGCAAGTCCGCGTACACGGCCCCTCAGATGCCATCACCGGCGTGTCTGTCGCAGGGCAGGGCTGGTTGTTGATGTCAGGTGATCTGCATCTGTAA
- a CDS encoding helix-turn-helix transcriptional regulator: protein MNLERSISALNNPVRRKIVEWLKDRSNFPPALPEHEGLEGVCVGYIQEKANLSQSTISNYMGLLKQAGFVIAERHGQWTFYRRDEDNIKAFFDAVQKELL, encoded by the coding sequence ATGAACTTAGAAAGATCAATCTCCGCGCTGAACAATCCCGTGCGCCGCAAGATCGTGGAATGGCTCAAGGACCGGTCGAATTTCCCGCCCGCCCTGCCGGAACACGAAGGGCTCGAAGGTGTCTGCGTCGGCTATATTCAGGAAAAGGCCAACCTGTCCCAGTCCACCATCTCGAACTACATGGGCCTGCTGAAACAAGCCGGCTTTGTCATCGCCGAACGTCACGGCCAATGGACTTTCTACCGCCGGGATGAGGACAATATCAAAGCCTTCTTCGACGCGGTCCAAAAAGAACTCCTCTAA
- a CDS encoding serine protease, protein MLRIIFSFVVTLFLAIPLAWAQQGPSWIQIEAQPSLLKANERIRAYATQLQDLNGFALGNGWYGIALGPYDADDAQQILRRLRADRVIPGDSYIARSSDYQRQFWPVGSNALNQPVIEPIPEIGIVTQLPDNTAEIILPEPQQADETPAQARVAEQRLTREDRAELQTALKWAGFYGGTVDAAFGRGTRGSMARWQEASGYDATGIMTTGQRAELLGQYYAVLEGLDLQPVQNTETGIEIELPLGVVELTKYDPPFAHYGPKGDIDARILLISQTGDRTTLSGLYDIMQTLEIVPGDGPRALNKDSFTLIGESAFAISHTQAWLKDGEIKGFTLIWPAGDEERRARLLGIMQDSFKRIDGILDPAAGYEEAQNIDLISGLKIRKPAFSRSGFYVNDSGTVLTSAEFSNGCSRLTIDNDYTAELVAHDAELGLATLRPTETLAPRAYAAFQQDVPRLQSDIAVAGYSYGGVLGAPTMTFGQLADVKGLNGETHINRLALAALEGDAGGPVLDAGGGVVGMLLPQLTTGKQLPKGVSFATDAQTVQAFLSNAGISAETTTKNGALPAEQLTDQASNITVLVSCWEE, encoded by the coding sequence ATGTTGCGTATTATATTTTCCTTTGTGGTGACCCTCTTTCTTGCGATCCCGCTGGCATGGGCACAACAGGGTCCGTCTTGGATTCAGATCGAAGCGCAGCCCAGCCTACTTAAAGCCAATGAACGCATTCGCGCCTATGCCACCCAACTGCAGGACCTTAATGGCTTTGCTCTTGGCAATGGCTGGTATGGAATCGCGCTTGGCCCTTATGATGCGGATGACGCTCAGCAGATCTTGCGCCGTTTACGTGCCGATAGGGTCATTCCGGGCGACAGCTACATTGCCCGCAGCTCAGATTATCAGCGCCAGTTCTGGCCCGTTGGGTCGAACGCGCTGAACCAGCCGGTGATCGAGCCCATCCCTGAGATTGGTATCGTCACCCAACTACCAGATAACACCGCCGAGATCATCTTGCCGGAACCGCAACAAGCCGATGAAACACCGGCACAGGCCCGTGTCGCGGAACAACGCCTGACACGCGAAGATCGCGCTGAGCTGCAAACCGCGTTGAAATGGGCCGGGTTCTATGGCGGCACTGTCGACGCGGCCTTTGGCCGGGGCACCCGTGGATCAATGGCCCGCTGGCAAGAGGCCAGTGGCTATGATGCTACAGGTATCATGACCACCGGCCAACGCGCTGAGCTGCTCGGCCAATATTACGCCGTACTTGAGGGGCTTGATCTACAACCCGTCCAGAACACAGAAACCGGAATCGAGATTGAGTTACCTCTGGGAGTGGTAGAGTTAACGAAATACGATCCACCTTTTGCGCATTATGGCCCCAAAGGTGACATCGACGCGCGCATTCTTCTGATCAGCCAGACCGGTGACCGCACCACCTTGTCCGGGCTATATGATATTATGCAAACGCTGGAAATCGTGCCCGGAGATGGGCCTCGCGCTTTGAACAAAGACAGCTTCACCTTGATAGGTGAAAGCGCCTTTGCAATCTCGCATACGCAGGCCTGGCTTAAAGACGGAGAGATCAAAGGGTTCACTTTGATCTGGCCCGCAGGCGATGAAGAACGCCGTGCCCGCCTTTTGGGTATCATGCAAGACAGCTTCAAACGCATCGACGGCATTCTTGACCCTGCCGCAGGCTATGAAGAAGCGCAAAATATAGATCTGATTTCCGGCCTCAAAATTCGCAAGCCCGCCTTTTCCCGCTCTGGCTTTTATGTCAACGACAGCGGCACGGTCCTGACCAGTGCCGAATTTTCCAACGGCTGCAGCCGCCTGACGATTGATAATGATTACACCGCAGAACTTGTCGCTCATGATGCTGAGCTGGGTTTGGCAACCCTGCGCCCGACTGAGACCCTCGCACCGCGCGCCTATGCAGCGTTCCAGCAAGATGTGCCACGTCTACAATCTGATATTGCTGTCGCCGGCTATTCCTACGGCGGTGTTTTGGGCGCACCAACGATGACATTCGGCCAACTGGCTGATGTCAAAGGCCTGAATGGTGAAACCCATATCAACCGTCTAGCATTGGCCGCCCTTGAAGGTGACGCAGGTGGGCCTGTCCTAGATGCCGGAGGAGGCGTCGTCGGCATGCTATTGCCTCAACTCACAACGGGTAAACAACTGCCCAAAGGTGTCAGTTTTGCCACCGATGCACAAACGGTTCAGGCATTCTTGTCGAATGCGGGCATCTCTGCAGAAACGACCACAAAAAACGGTGCGCTGCCTGCCGAACAACTGACCGATCAAGCGAGTAACATCACGGTTCTTGTTAGCTGCTGGGAAGAGTAA
- a CDS encoding FkbM family methyltransferase, producing the protein MTEDVPKDPDADLAAELAKLQGDVKKMKRRENRNLRHARAHGFLDGVLAFLKPGDIVIDCGANVGEVSEQLSATGAEVLAFEPDPYAFGKLQARFADAKNVKLFQKAVAASDGTVQLRRASNFDQNPDGGSVKSTIVSGGRGINESMDESIAVEQVNFVALVKSLIAERGEIALIKMDIEGAELELLDAMDEAGVFASVRCTVVETHERKFKEMRPGFRDLRARFSEKYSHTHVNLDWI; encoded by the coding sequence ATGACTGAAGACGTCCCCAAAGACCCTGATGCCGATCTCGCAGCGGAGCTTGCAAAATTGCAGGGCGACGTGAAAAAAATGAAGCGCCGCGAAAACCGTAATTTACGGCACGCGCGGGCGCATGGTTTTTTGGATGGCGTGCTGGCATTTCTCAAGCCTGGGGATATCGTTATTGATTGCGGTGCTAATGTTGGAGAGGTGTCAGAACAATTGTCGGCAACCGGAGCTGAGGTTCTGGCATTTGAACCCGATCCATACGCTTTTGGAAAGCTGCAGGCACGATTTGCCGATGCAAAAAATGTTAAGCTGTTTCAAAAAGCAGTGGCTGCATCTGACGGAACTGTTCAGCTTCGGCGGGCAAGTAATTTCGATCAAAATCCTGATGGGGGTTCTGTCAAAAGTACAATCGTGTCCGGAGGGCGGGGCATTAATGAATCCATGGATGAAAGCATCGCCGTCGAACAGGTGAACTTTGTGGCGTTGGTCAAAAGTTTAATCGCGGAACGCGGCGAGATCGCGTTGATCAAGATGGATATCGAAGGGGCTGAGCTGGAACTATTGGACGCAATGGACGAGGCTGGAGTGTTCGCGTCTGTGCGGTGCACGGTTGTCGAAACGCATGAGCGAAAATTTAAAGAAATGCGCCCGGGATTTCGCGATTTGCGCGCACGTTTTAGCGAGAAGTATTCCCACACTCATGTAAACTTGGACTGGATATGA
- a CDS encoding DUF6446 family protein, whose amino-acid sequence MTGKILAAAIMITAFVAGVSMYYLQVYHFYEQVEANGTSDVQIAALSDGVPRAVIYDAFEAIDSNSSPIRYRACFTTELTRAELEQSYIPYPEAVPLTAPGWFDCFDAKALGAALEQGQAQAYLGVKDIEYGIDRIVAVHEDGRGFVWHQINRCGEIVFDGNRAPDDCPKPPAALGGSDG is encoded by the coding sequence ATGACTGGAAAAATCCTTGCAGCGGCGATTATGATCACGGCCTTTGTGGCCGGGGTATCGATGTATTACCTGCAGGTGTATCATTTTTATGAGCAGGTCGAGGCCAACGGCACGTCGGATGTGCAAATTGCAGCATTGTCGGATGGCGTGCCGCGGGCTGTGATTTATGATGCCTTTGAGGCTATTGATTCTAACAGCTCTCCGATCCGCTATCGCGCCTGTTTTACAACCGAGTTGACGCGGGCCGAACTGGAACAATCCTACATACCGTATCCAGAGGCCGTGCCTTTGACAGCGCCGGGCTGGTTCGATTGTTTCGATGCCAAGGCACTGGGTGCAGCGTTGGAGCAGGGACAGGCACAGGCCTATCTTGGGGTGAAAGATATCGAATACGGCATCGACCGGATCGTTGCCGTGCATGAAGACGGCCGTGGCTTTGTCTGGCATCAGATTAACCGCTGTGGCGAGATTGTCTTTGACGGCAACCGCGCGCCCGATGATTGCCCCAAGCCGCCCGCGGCCCTTGGGGGCAGTGATGGCTGA
- the gltS gene encoding sodium/glutamate symporter, with product MADAIAVSNFATFTLGMLVYFAGAALTRRHAVLREFNIPEPVVGGIFVSLLIWGFYLLTGKEIIFDLTVRDGLLVMFFTTIGLNARLSELKRGGKALGILLVLTVLYIVVQNVVARFGTSLFGLPEQLSIMLGSAALIGGHGTAIAWGPELYAQFGIEQGAEVGLAAATVGLILAALIGGPIARFLIKRHDLKPDNEDADPIVGLDYDDAGSVSLNYVGFMVTLLTINITIFAGLFINEFIEDAGLKLPSFVPCMILGIAVANLKPIVLPRTPAVAGTPMLALISEFSLAVFLSMSLMSLQLWTLADLAGPLFVVLGIQAIVAVLFCIFVLFPAMGRNYRAAVLGAGFGGFALGATPTAIANMTSVTKRYGPSPVAFLILPLVSAFFVDLANAAIIQFFLSI from the coding sequence ATGGCTGACGCGATTGCCGTATCGAACTTTGCCACGTTTACATTGGGTATGCTGGTCTATTTTGCCGGGGCAGCGCTGACCCGCCGCCATGCGGTGCTGCGCGAATTTAACATCCCAGAGCCGGTGGTCGGGGGGATATTCGTTTCGCTGCTGATCTGGGGATTTTACCTGCTGACCGGCAAGGAGATCATTTTCGATTTGACCGTGCGTGACGGTCTGTTGGTCATGTTCTTTACCACCATCGGGTTGAATGCCCGGTTGTCCGAACTCAAACGTGGTGGCAAGGCGCTGGGTATCCTGTTGGTGCTGACGGTTCTTTACATTGTGGTGCAAAACGTGGTGGCCCGGTTTGGCACAAGCCTGTTTGGTTTGCCTGAGCAACTGTCGATCATGCTGGGATCAGCCGCCCTGATCGGTGGACACGGCACGGCGATTGCCTGGGGGCCCGAGTTATACGCTCAGTTCGGAATTGAGCAAGGCGCCGAGGTTGGTCTGGCCGCTGCCACTGTTGGGTTGATACTGGCCGCGCTGATTGGCGGGCCGATTGCGCGGTTCTTGATCAAACGGCATGATCTGAAGCCTGATAATGAGGATGCCGATCCGATTGTCGGGCTTGACTATGACGATGCGGGCAGCGTGTCGCTGAACTATGTGGGTTTCATGGTCACGTTGTTGACTATCAATATCACCATCTTTGCCGGGCTGTTCATCAATGAATTTATCGAAGACGCCGGTCTGAAACTGCCAAGTTTTGTGCCTTGTATGATCTTGGGCATCGCTGTGGCCAACCTTAAGCCGATCGTGTTGCCACGCACTCCTGCTGTGGCAGGCACCCCGATGCTGGCGCTGATCTCGGAATTCTCGCTGGCGGTGTTTTTGTCGATGTCACTGATGAGCCTGCAGCTCTGGACACTTGCCGATCTGGCTGGGCCGCTGTTTGTGGTGTTGGGCATACAGGCGATTGTGGCGGTGCTGTTTTGCATCTTTGTGCTGTTTCCGGCAATGGGCCGCAATTACCGCGCAGCGGTGTTGGGCGCGGGGTTTGGTGGTTTTGCACTGGGCGCGACGCCGACGGCGATTGCCAATATGACCTCGGTGACCAAACGCTATGGACCGTCACCGGTTGCCTTTCTGATCCTGCCGCTGGTATCAGCTTTCTTCGTTGATCTGGCAAATGCCGCGATCATCCAATTTTTTCTGTCTATCTAA
- a CDS encoding oxidoreductase: MNASILNRPLELPSGAILKNRLIKSSMSDSLGDGAGNPTEAQIRLYERWAEGGAALSLIGEVQTSPLYPEKPGNLVLTPDIDMTALKALAKRGSTNGAHIWPQLGHAGALSHGPISTPMGPSPLDVEGLQSQGMSLDDIHALPAAYAKAAKIAQSAGFTGVQIHAGHGFLFSQFLSPLFNKRSDAYGGSVANRFRVIHEVIEEVRTAVGPAFPIGIKINSTDKLVGGLTEEDAFQVIRAINETSIDLIDISGGTYFPGAASSSDGVSTTGPYFINFAEHAKTLTSIPIATTGGFETRNQAMQAIESGQTDAVSLARSMALNPNLANSWLSDAGGDPEFPVFDAPPRGGVTAWYSMLLTALGEDSEDSFALTPAQAITAYEARDAKRCALWKARFS, from the coding sequence ATGAACGCCTCCATCCTCAATCGCCCCTTAGAATTGCCCAGCGGCGCGATCCTCAAAAATCGCCTGATCAAATCCTCCATGTCCGATTCCCTTGGCGATGGCGCTGGCAACCCGACCGAGGCGCAGATCCGGCTTTATGAACGCTGGGCCGAAGGTGGCGCGGCGCTGTCATTGATCGGCGAAGTGCAAACCTCACCGCTTTACCCCGAAAAGCCCGGCAACCTTGTGCTGACGCCCGACATCGACATGACAGCTCTCAAAGCCCTCGCCAAACGCGGGTCTACGAACGGCGCGCATATCTGGCCGCAGCTTGGCCATGCCGGGGCGCTGTCGCATGGGCCAATCAGCACGCCCATGGGGCCGTCGCCTTTGGATGTTGAAGGACTGCAAAGCCAAGGCATGTCACTCGATGACATCCATGCCCTGCCCGCCGCCTATGCCAAGGCCGCCAAGATTGCCCAAAGCGCCGGTTTCACCGGCGTACAAATCCACGCAGGCCACGGGTTTCTCTTCAGCCAGTTCCTCTCCCCCCTGTTCAACAAGCGCAGCGATGCCTACGGCGGATCAGTCGCCAACCGCTTTCGCGTCATTCACGAGGTGATCGAAGAGGTCCGCACCGCCGTCGGCCCCGCCTTCCCCATCGGGATCAAGATCAACTCCACCGACAAACTTGTCGGCGGGCTGACCGAGGAGGACGCCTTCCAAGTGATCCGCGCCATCAATGAAACCTCGATTGATCTCATCGACATCAGCGGCGGTACCTATTTCCCCGGCGCGGCCTCCAGCTCGGATGGGGTCTCCACAACCGGGCCATACTTCATCAATTTCGCGGAACACGCCAAAACCCTGACCTCGATCCCCATCGCCACCACCGGCGGGTTTGAAACCCGCAATCAGGCCATGCAGGCAATTGAAAGCGGTCAAACCGATGCCGTCAGCCTCGCGCGCTCCATGGCGCTCAACCCCAATCTGGCCAACTCATGGCTCAGCGACGCGGGCGGAGATCCGGAATTTCCCGTGTTTGACGCTCCGCCGCGTGGCGGTGTGACGGCGTGGTATTCGATGCTGCTGACAGCGCTTGGCGAAGACAGCGAAGACAGTTTCGCCCTCACCCCTGCGCAGGCCATCACGGCCTACGAGGCGCGCGACGCCAAACGCTGCGCGCTCTGGAAAGCGCGGTTTTCCTAA
- the glyS gene encoding glycine--tRNA ligase subunit beta, translated as MPDLLIELFSEEIPARLQGRACEDLKKRITDGLVEAGLTYAGAAAFSTPRRLTLTVQGLLAESPTTKEERKGPRVDAPEKAIEGFLRGAGVSRDDLDVRDEKKGQVYFATITKPGRAASGIVAEVLEDTIRNFPWAKSMRWGAGSLRWVRPLHSILCILTDDAGEANVVPMDVDGIASSDMTEGHRFMGNGRFSVTSFDDYRSKLKAAHVMLDTSERAEAIWQEASNLAFAQGLEIVDDKGLLAEVAGLVEWPVPLIGNIDDEFLGLPPEVLQTSMKEHQKFFSVRNPKTERIEKFITVANRTTADNGATILAGNQKVLAARLADAKFFWENDIRVAEAGGQPWLDSLDNVTFHNKLGSQGERVARIAALARELAPVVGADADLAEAAAKWAKADLSSEMVYEFPELQGLMGRYYAAPAGHGAEVADAAQDHYSPLGPSDDVPSAPVSVAVALADKLDTLTGFWAIDEKPTGSKDPFALRRAALGVIRLVLENDLRLGLKENSAQAAQVLLKLAEWQAALLGAKAEQKTATGEEADAAAKRVHDLAHQVEAATALVASLPADLLSFFHDRLKVYLRDQGIRHDVIDACLAMPGNDDLTLLVKRAGALSDFLKTDDGENLLQGYKRANNILSQAEEKDGVEYSYGADLKYTEAEEEKALFNALTAAEGTIATAMKAEDFAGAMVGMAALRAPIDAFFEAVQINTDNDIVRRNRLNMLNQIRQICLQAADLTKIEG; from the coding sequence ATGCCTGATCTTCTCATTGAACTGTTTTCCGAGGAAATCCCGGCCCGCCTGCAAGGCCGCGCCTGTGAGGACCTGAAAAAGCGTATCACCGATGGCTTGGTTGAGGCCGGGCTGACCTATGCCGGGGCTGCGGCGTTTTCGACACCGCGGCGTTTGACCCTGACAGTGCAGGGCCTGCTGGCGGAAAGCCCAACCACCAAGGAAGAACGAAAAGGACCGCGCGTTGATGCGCCAGAAAAAGCCATCGAAGGTTTCTTGCGTGGGGCAGGGGTAAGCCGCGATGATCTGGACGTGCGCGACGAGAAAAAAGGCCAAGTCTATTTCGCCACCATTACCAAACCGGGACGTGCGGCGTCTGGGATCGTGGCCGAAGTGCTGGAAGACACCATTCGCAATTTCCCATGGGCCAAATCGATGCGCTGGGGCGCGGGCAGCCTGCGTTGGGTACGGCCCTTGCATTCGATCCTGTGCATTCTGACGGATGACGCGGGCGAGGCCAATGTTGTGCCGATGGATGTGGATGGGATTGCATCCAGTGACATGACTGAGGGTCACCGGTTTATGGGCAATGGGCGTTTTAGCGTCACGTCATTCGATGATTACCGCAGCAAATTGAAGGCCGCGCATGTGATGTTGGATACATCCGAGCGGGCCGAGGCGATCTGGCAGGAGGCCTCCAATCTGGCTTTTGCGCAGGGGCTTGAGATTGTTGATGACAAGGGCCTACTGGCCGAGGTTGCCGGGCTGGTCGAATGGCCGGTGCCGTTAATAGGTAACATTGATGATGAATTCTTGGGCCTGCCGCCAGAGGTGTTGCAGACCTCGATGAAGGAGCATCAAAAATTCTTCTCGGTCCGCAATCCGAAAACTGAGCGGATCGAAAAATTCATCACCGTGGCCAACCGGACCACGGCGGACAATGGCGCGACCATTCTGGCGGGTAACCAAAAGGTGCTGGCGGCGCGGTTGGCGGATGCGAAGTTCTTTTGGGAGAACGACATTCGCGTGGCGGAGGCCGGTGGCCAGCCATGGCTGGACTCGTTGGACAATGTGACCTTTCACAACAAGCTGGGATCGCAAGGTGAGCGCGTGGCGCGGATTGCGGCGCTGGCGAGGGAACTGGCCCCGGTTGTCGGCGCAGATGCCGATCTGGCCGAGGCGGCGGCGAAATGGGCCAAGGCCGATCTGTCGTCGGAAATGGTGTATGAATTCCCTGAACTGCAGGGCCTGATGGGCCGCTACTATGCCGCCCCCGCCGGACATGGGGCCGAGGTGGCAGATGCCGCGCAGGACCACTATTCGCCGCTTGGGCCATCCGATGATGTGCCCTCGGCGCCTGTATCCGTGGCCGTAGCACTGGCGGATAAGCTGGACACGCTGACCGGGTTCTGGGCGATTGACGAAAAACCCACCGGATCAAAGGATCCCTTTGCCCTGCGTCGTGCAGCCTTGGGTGTTATCCGGTTGGTGTTGGAGAATGATCTCAGGCTTGGGCTGAAGGAAAATTCAGCACAAGCAGCACAGGTTCTGTTGAAACTGGCCGAATGGCAAGCTGCACTGCTTGGGGCGAAAGCAGAGCAGAAAACGGCAACGGGCGAAGAGGCTGACGCTGCCGCAAAACGCGTGCACGATTTGGCGCATCAGGTTGAGGCGGCGACAGCACTGGTTGCCTCGTTGCCTGCTGATCTCCTCTCCTTCTTCCATGACCGTCTCAAGGTCTATCTTCGGGATCAGGGCATTCGGCATGATGTGATCGATGCCTGCCTTGCGATGCCGGGCAATGATGATCTGACGTTGTTGGTGAAACGGGCGGGGGCGCTGTCGGACTTCTTGAAAACCGATGACGGGGAAAACCTGTTGCAGGGGTATAAGCGCGCCAACAACATCCTGTCGCAGGCTGAAGAAAAGGATGGCGTTGAATATTCCTATGGTGCCGATCTGAAATACACGGAAGCCGAGGAAGAAAAGGCGTTGTTCAATGCATTGACTGCAGCCGAGGGTACCATTGCCACGGCGATGAAGGCGGAAGATTTCGCCGGGGCCATGGTGGGTATGGCCGCACTGCGTGCGCCCATCGATGCGTTTTTCGAGGCGGTACAGATCAATACGGACAATGATATCGTGCGCCGTAACCGTCTGAACATGCTCAACCAGATCCGCCAAATCTGTTTGCAGGCGGCGGATCTGACCAAGATCGAAGGTTAG